A stretch of Arachis hypogaea cultivar Tifrunner chromosome 15, arahy.Tifrunner.gnm2.J5K5, whole genome shotgun sequence DNA encodes these proteins:
- the LOC112747541 gene encoding urea-proton symporter DUR3-like isoform X3 gives MDQVWLEKRYVGSRHTSEWFNTAGRSVKTGLIASVIVSQWTWAATILQSSNVAWEYGVSGPFWYASGATIQVLLFGVMAIEIKRKAPHAHTVCEIVKARWGTAAHIVFLFFCFLTNIIVTAMLLLGGSAVVNALTGVNIYAASFLIPLGVIVYTLAGGLKATFLASYIHSVIVHIVLVLFVYLVYTASSELGSPSVVYNRLLEVASKSRTCQDPISHHGQACGPVSGNHRGSYLTMLSSGGLVFGIINIVGNFGTVFVDNGYWVSAIAARPSSTHKGYLLGGLVWFAVPFSLATSLGLGALALDLPINESEAGRGLVPPATAVALMGKGGSILLLTMLFMAVTSAGSSELIAVSSLCTYDIYRTYINPNASGKKILKVSRSVVLGFGCFMGLLAVILNKAGVSLGWMYLAMGVLIGSAVLPIAFLLLWRKANAIGAILGTIIGCIMGIITWISVTKAEYGHINLDTTGRNAPMLAGNLVSILIGGGVHGVCSMLWPQNYDWSSTKQITVVEKEKTELPAEEFNEEKLVRAKSWIVKCGVGFTVLIVILWPILSLPAGEFSKGYFYFWAVIAIGWGTIGSAVIIVLPIMESWETIRTVILGMFTNDRLMEKVEELNHKLQTIIQAMPEAERLYLLEKEKAKRLEASEKQDDSLPA, from the exons ATGGATCAGGTATGGTTGGAGAAGAGATATGTTGGGTCTCGCCACACCTCGGAATGGTTCAATACTGCAGGAAGAAGTGTTAAGACAGGACTCATTGCTAGTGTCATTGTTTCACAG TGGACATGGGCTGCTACAATCTTGCAAAGCTCAAATGTTGCTTGGGAATATGGGGTCAGTGGTCCTTTCTGGTATGCTAGTGGAGCAACAATCCAG GTATTGTTGTTTGGAGTAATGGCTATAGAGATTAAAAGAAAGGCTCCTCATGCTCATACAGTCTGCGAAATTGTCAAAGCCCG TTGGGGCACTGCAGCACACATTGTGTTCCTCTTTTTCTGCTTCTTGACAAATATAATTGTAACGGCAATGTTGCTCCTCGGTGGTTCGGCCGTTGTAAATGCATTAACTGGAGTGAACATTTATGCTGCAAGCTTCCTAATACCCCTTGGAGTCATTGTCTATACACTAGCTGGTGGACTCAAAGCCACATTCTTGGCAAGCTATATACATTCTGTCATAG TGCACATTGTTTTGGTGCTTTTTGTCTACCTTGTCTATACGGCGAGTAGTGAGCTTGGTAGCCCAAGTGTTGTTTACAATCGCCTGCTCGAGGTTGCTAGCAAATCAAGAACATGTCAGGATCCTATATCACACCATGGACAAGCTTGTGGTCCTGTGAGTGGGAATCACAGAGGATCTTACCTAACAATGTTGAGTTCAGGAGGCCTAGTTTTTGGGATTATAAACATAGTTGGTAACTTTGGCACTGTCTTTGTTGACAAT GGGTATTGGGTGAGTGCCATTGCTGCAAGACCTTCATCAACTCATAAAGGCTACTTGTTAGGAGGCTTGGTGTGGTTTGCTGTGCCATTTTCTTTGGCTACATCATTGGGTCTGGGGGCCTTGGCCCTTGATTTACCAATCAATGAAAGCGAGGCAGGTCGTGGACTCGTTCCCCCTGCTACTGCTGTGGCTCTGATGGGGAAAGGTGGATCCATTCTTCTCCTAACCATGCTTTTTAT GGCAGTGACCTCTGCTGGTTCATCAGAACTAATAGCAGTATCTTCATTATGCACATATGATATCTACCGTACCTACATAAATCCAAATGCAAGTGGAAAGAAAATCCTTAAAGTGTCAAGGTCTGTTGTTCTAGGATTTGGTTGTTTCATGGGGCTGCTCGCGGTTATACTAAACAAAGCTGGAGTTTCCTTAGGATGGATGTACCTTGCAATGGGAGTTCTTATCGGATCAGCGGTTCTTCCTATCGCTTTCTTGCTTCTATGGAGAAAAGCAAATGCAATTGGTGCCATTCTTGGAACAATAATTGGCTGCATTATGGGAATCATCACATGGATTTCTGTTACAAAAGCAGAATATGGACACATAAATCTTGATACAACTGGTAGGAATGCTCCGATGCTTGCTGGGAACCTTGTTTCTATTCTGATTGGAGGAGGTGTTCATGGTGTTTGCAGCATGCTTTGGCCTCAGAACTATGATTGGAGTAGCACTAAGCAAATCACAGTGGTTGAAAAGGAAAAGACTGAATTGCCAGCAGAAGAGTTTAATGAAGAGAAGTTAGTAAGAGCAAAATCATGGATAGTGAAGTGTGGTGTTGGTTTCACTGTTTTGATAGTTATACTTTGGCCTATTCTCTCCCTACCAGCAG GAGAGTTTAGCAAAGGATACTTCTATTTCTGGGCAGTGATTGCTATAGGATGGGGTACTATTGGGTCTGCTGTGATCATTGTTTTACCAATCATGGAAAGTTGGGAAACCATCCGAACTGTGATTCTTGGAATGTTCACAAATGACAGGCTTATGGAAAAGGTGGAAGAGTTGAATCACAAGTTGCAGACAATCATCCAGGCAATGCCAGAAGCCGAGAGACTTTACTTGCTTGAGAAGGAAAAGGCGAAAAGGTTAGAAGCGTCCGAGAAACAGGATGATTCCCTTCCGGCATGA
- the LOC112747541 gene encoding urea-proton symporter DUR3-like isoform X5 produces the protein MAIEIKRKAPHAHTVCEIVKARWGTAAHIVFLFFCFLTNIIVTAMLLLGGSAVVNALTGVNIYAASFLIPLGVIVYTLAGGLKATFLASYIHSVIVHIVLVLFVYLVYTASSELGSPSVVYNRLLEVASKSRTCQDPISHHGQACGPVSGNHRGSYLTMLSSGGLVFGIINIVGNFGTVFVDNGYWVSAIAARPSSTHKGYLLGGLVWFAVPFSLATSLGLGALALDLPINESEAGRGLVPPATAVALMGKGGSILLLTMLFMAVTSAGSSELIAVSSLCTYDIYRTYINPNASGKKILKVSRSVVLGFGCFMGLLAVILNKAGVSLGWMYLAMGVLIGSAVLPIAFLLLWRKANAIGAILGTIIGCIMGIITWISVTKAEYGHINLDTTGRNAPMLAGNLVSILIGGGVHGVCSMLWPQNYDWSSTKQITVVEKEKTELPAEEFNEEKLVRAKSWIVKCGVGFTVLIVILWPILSLPAGEFSKGYFYFWAVIAIGWGTIGSAVIIVLPIMESWETIRTVILGMFTNDRLMEKVEELNHKLQTIIQAMPEAERLYLLEKEKAKSHKGR, from the exons ATGGCTATAGAGATTAAAAGAAAGGCTCCTCATGCTCATACAGTCTGCGAAATTGTCAAAGCCCG TTGGGGCACTGCAGCACACATTGTGTTCCTCTTTTTCTGCTTCTTGACAAATATAATTGTAACGGCAATGTTGCTCCTCGGTGGTTCGGCCGTTGTAAATGCATTAACTGGAGTGAACATTTATGCTGCAAGCTTCCTAATACCCCTTGGAGTCATTGTCTATACACTAGCTGGTGGACTCAAAGCCACATTCTTGGCAAGCTATATACATTCTGTCATAG TGCACATTGTTTTGGTGCTTTTTGTCTACCTTGTCTATACGGCGAGTAGTGAGCTTGGTAGCCCAAGTGTTGTTTACAATCGCCTGCTCGAGGTTGCTAGCAAATCAAGAACATGTCAGGATCCTATATCACACCATGGACAAGCTTGTGGTCCTGTGAGTGGGAATCACAGAGGATCTTACCTAACAATGTTGAGTTCAGGAGGCCTAGTTTTTGGGATTATAAACATAGTTGGTAACTTTGGCACTGTCTTTGTTGACAAT GGGTATTGGGTGAGTGCCATTGCTGCAAGACCTTCATCAACTCATAAAGGCTACTTGTTAGGAGGCTTGGTGTGGTTTGCTGTGCCATTTTCTTTGGCTACATCATTGGGTCTGGGGGCCTTGGCCCTTGATTTACCAATCAATGAAAGCGAGGCAGGTCGTGGACTCGTTCCCCCTGCTACTGCTGTGGCTCTGATGGGGAAAGGTGGATCCATTCTTCTCCTAACCATGCTTTTTAT GGCAGTGACCTCTGCTGGTTCATCAGAACTAATAGCAGTATCTTCATTATGCACATATGATATCTACCGTACCTACATAAATCCAAATGCAAGTGGAAAGAAAATCCTTAAAGTGTCAAGGTCTGTTGTTCTAGGATTTGGTTGTTTCATGGGGCTGCTCGCGGTTATACTAAACAAAGCTGGAGTTTCCTTAGGATGGATGTACCTTGCAATGGGAGTTCTTATCGGATCAGCGGTTCTTCCTATCGCTTTCTTGCTTCTATGGAGAAAAGCAAATGCAATTGGTGCCATTCTTGGAACAATAATTGGCTGCATTATGGGAATCATCACATGGATTTCTGTTACAAAAGCAGAATATGGACACATAAATCTTGATACAACTGGTAGGAATGCTCCGATGCTTGCTGGGAACCTTGTTTCTATTCTGATTGGAGGAGGTGTTCATGGTGTTTGCAGCATGCTTTGGCCTCAGAACTATGATTGGAGTAGCACTAAGCAAATCACAGTGGTTGAAAAGGAAAAGACTGAATTGCCAGCAGAAGAGTTTAATGAAGAGAAGTTAGTAAGAGCAAAATCATGGATAGTGAAGTGTGGTGTTGGTTTCACTGTTTTGATAGTTATACTTTGGCCTATTCTCTCCCTACCAGCAG GAGAGTTTAGCAAAGGATACTTCTATTTCTGGGCAGTGATTGCTATAGGATGGGGTACTATTGGGTCTGCTGTGATCATTGTTTTACCAATCATGGAAAGTTGGGAAACCATCCGAACTGTGATTCTTGGAATGTTCACAAATGACAGGCTTATGGAAAAGGTGGAAGAGTTGAATCACAAGTTGCAGACAATCATCCAGGCAATGCCAGAAGCCGAGAGACTTTACTTGCTTGAGAAGGAAAAGGCGAAAAG CCataagggtagatga
- the LOC112747541 gene encoding urea-proton symporter DUR3-like isoform X2, with protein sequence MASATQCPPFEFSAKYYHSENGGSCVRQTSFFEGKPVLNQGVGYSVILGFGAFFAVFTSFLVWLEKRYVGSRHTSEWFNTAGRSVKTGLIASVIVSQWTWAATILQSSNVAWEYGVSGPFWYASGATIQVLLFGVMAIEIKRKAPHAHTVCEIVKARWGTAAHIVFLFFCFLTNIIVTAMLLLGGSAVVNALTGVNIYAASFLIPLGVIVYTLAGGLKATFLASYIHSVIVHIVLVLFVYLVYTASSELGSPSVVYNRLLEVASKSRTCQDPISHHGQACGPVSGNHRGSYLTMLSSGGLVFGIINIVGNFGTVFVDNGYWVSAIAARPSSTHKGYLLGGLVWFAVPFSLATSLGLGALALDLPINESEAGRGLVPPATAVALMGKGGSILLLTMLFMAVTSAGSSELIAVSSLCTYDIYRTYINPNASGKKILKVSRSVVLGFGCFMGLLAVILNKAGVSLGWMYLAMGVLIGSAVLPIAFLLLWRKANAIGAILGTIIGCIMGIITWISVTKAEYGHINLDTTGRNAPMLAGNLVSILIGGGVHGVCSMLWPQNYDWSSTKQITVVEKEKTELPAEEFNEEKLVRAKSWIVKCGVGFTVLIVILWPILSLPAGEFSKGYFYFWAVIAIGWGTIGSAVIIVLPIMESWETIRTVILGMFTNDRLMEKVEELNHKLQTIIQAMPEAERLYLLEKEKAKSHKGR encoded by the exons ATGGCTTCTGCAACACAGTGTCCACCCTTTGAATTCTCTGCAAAGTACTATCATTCTGAAAATGGAGGTAGCTGTGTGAGGCAGACTAGTTTCTTTGAAGGCAAACCAGTCCTTAATCAGGGTGTTGGCTACTCTGTCATTCTTGGTTTTGGTGCTTTCTTTGCTGTTTTCACCTCTTTCTTG GTATGGTTGGAGAAGAGATATGTTGGGTCTCGCCACACCTCGGAATGGTTCAATACTGCAGGAAGAAGTGTTAAGACAGGACTCATTGCTAGTGTCATTGTTTCACAG TGGACATGGGCTGCTACAATCTTGCAAAGCTCAAATGTTGCTTGGGAATATGGGGTCAGTGGTCCTTTCTGGTATGCTAGTGGAGCAACAATCCAG GTATTGTTGTTTGGAGTAATGGCTATAGAGATTAAAAGAAAGGCTCCTCATGCTCATACAGTCTGCGAAATTGTCAAAGCCCG TTGGGGCACTGCAGCACACATTGTGTTCCTCTTTTTCTGCTTCTTGACAAATATAATTGTAACGGCAATGTTGCTCCTCGGTGGTTCGGCCGTTGTAAATGCATTAACTGGAGTGAACATTTATGCTGCAAGCTTCCTAATACCCCTTGGAGTCATTGTCTATACACTAGCTGGTGGACTCAAAGCCACATTCTTGGCAAGCTATATACATTCTGTCATAG TGCACATTGTTTTGGTGCTTTTTGTCTACCTTGTCTATACGGCGAGTAGTGAGCTTGGTAGCCCAAGTGTTGTTTACAATCGCCTGCTCGAGGTTGCTAGCAAATCAAGAACATGTCAGGATCCTATATCACACCATGGACAAGCTTGTGGTCCTGTGAGTGGGAATCACAGAGGATCTTACCTAACAATGTTGAGTTCAGGAGGCCTAGTTTTTGGGATTATAAACATAGTTGGTAACTTTGGCACTGTCTTTGTTGACAAT GGGTATTGGGTGAGTGCCATTGCTGCAAGACCTTCATCAACTCATAAAGGCTACTTGTTAGGAGGCTTGGTGTGGTTTGCTGTGCCATTTTCTTTGGCTACATCATTGGGTCTGGGGGCCTTGGCCCTTGATTTACCAATCAATGAAAGCGAGGCAGGTCGTGGACTCGTTCCCCCTGCTACTGCTGTGGCTCTGATGGGGAAAGGTGGATCCATTCTTCTCCTAACCATGCTTTTTAT GGCAGTGACCTCTGCTGGTTCATCAGAACTAATAGCAGTATCTTCATTATGCACATATGATATCTACCGTACCTACATAAATCCAAATGCAAGTGGAAAGAAAATCCTTAAAGTGTCAAGGTCTGTTGTTCTAGGATTTGGTTGTTTCATGGGGCTGCTCGCGGTTATACTAAACAAAGCTGGAGTTTCCTTAGGATGGATGTACCTTGCAATGGGAGTTCTTATCGGATCAGCGGTTCTTCCTATCGCTTTCTTGCTTCTATGGAGAAAAGCAAATGCAATTGGTGCCATTCTTGGAACAATAATTGGCTGCATTATGGGAATCATCACATGGATTTCTGTTACAAAAGCAGAATATGGACACATAAATCTTGATACAACTGGTAGGAATGCTCCGATGCTTGCTGGGAACCTTGTTTCTATTCTGATTGGAGGAGGTGTTCATGGTGTTTGCAGCATGCTTTGGCCTCAGAACTATGATTGGAGTAGCACTAAGCAAATCACAGTGGTTGAAAAGGAAAAGACTGAATTGCCAGCAGAAGAGTTTAATGAAGAGAAGTTAGTAAGAGCAAAATCATGGATAGTGAAGTGTGGTGTTGGTTTCACTGTTTTGATAGTTATACTTTGGCCTATTCTCTCCCTACCAGCAG GAGAGTTTAGCAAAGGATACTTCTATTTCTGGGCAGTGATTGCTATAGGATGGGGTACTATTGGGTCTGCTGTGATCATTGTTTTACCAATCATGGAAAGTTGGGAAACCATCCGAACTGTGATTCTTGGAATGTTCACAAATGACAGGCTTATGGAAAAGGTGGAAGAGTTGAATCACAAGTTGCAGACAATCATCCAGGCAATGCCAGAAGCCGAGAGACTTTACTTGCTTGAGAAGGAAAAGGCGAAAAG CCataagggtagatga
- the LOC112747545 gene encoding ubiquinol oxidase 2, mitochondrial-like, which yields MMMTMVRTAAGGGGARVANTAVIVAANRLFSTAGRGGVAAAAAARGIGNEVGVGGPNKLGYWIRASMIDGGRSESTMALSSEKEKNNEEKKKIGSSSESVGNKENSNDKGIIASYWGINPSKITKEDGTEWKWNCFRPWETYKADLNIDLKKHHAPVTFLDKMAYWTVKSLRFPTDLFFQRRYGCRAMMLETVAAVPGMVGGMLLHCKSLRRFEHSGGWIKALLEEAENERMHLMTFMEVAKPKWYERALVIAVQGVFFNAYFLGYLVSPKFAHRMVGYLEEEAIHSYTEFLKELDKGNIENVPAPAIAIDYWQLPPDSTLRDVVMVVRADEAHHRDVNHFASDVHYQGRELRETAAPIGYH from the exons ATGATGATGACGATGGTTCGTACcgctgctggtggtggtggtgctagGGTGGCCAACACTGCTGTGATTGTTGCAGCTAACCGTTTGTTCTCCACCGCGGGCCGTGGCGGcgtggcggcggcggcggcggcgagaGGTATTGGTAATGAAGTCGGTGTTGGTGGTCCGAACAAGTTAGGGTATTGGATTAGAGCATCAATGATTGATGGAGGAAGGAGCGAGAGCACTATGGCCTTGTCATCGGAGAAGGAGAAGAacaatgaagagaagaagaagattggaTCGTCTTCTGAAAGTGTTGGGAACAAAGAGAATAGTAATGATAAGGGTATTATCGCGAGTTATTGGGGTATCAATCCATCTAAGATTACCAAAGAGGATGGCACAGAATGGAAATGGAACTGCTTCAGG ccATGGGAGACATACAAAGCGGATCTGAACATTGATTTGAAGAAGCACCATGCGCCGGTAACATTTCTGGACAAGATGGCTTATTGGACTGTTAAATCGCTCAGATTCCCCACTGATCTATTCTTTCAG CGCCGATATGGATGCCGAGCAATGATGCTGGAGACAGTGGCAGCTGTTCCTGGCATGGTGGGAGGGATGCTCCTCCACTGCAAATCGCTGCGACGATTCGAGCACAGTGGTGGCTGGATCAAAGCTCTGCTGGAAGAAGCAGAGAACGAGCGCATGCACCTAATGACCTTCATGGAAGTGGCCAAGCCAAAGTGGTACGAGCGTGCTTTGGTGATAGCAGTTCAAGGTGTTTTCTTCAATGCCTACTTCTTGGGGTATTTGGTGTCTCCCAAATTTGCACACCGCATGGTTGGGTACCTTGAGGAGGAAGCAATACACTCCTACACTGAGTTCCTTAAGGAGCTTGACAAGGGCAATATAGAGAATGTGCCAGCACCAGCCATAGCCATCGACTATTGGCAGCTTCCACCTGATTCTACTCTAAGGGATGTGGTTATGGTCGTCAGAGCCGATGAAGCGCACCACCGTGACGTCAACCACTTTGCATCG GATGTACATTATCAAGGCCGAGAGTTACGAGAGACTGCTGCTCCAATTGGTTATCACTAA
- the LOC112747541 gene encoding urea-proton symporter DUR3-like isoform X1 translates to MASATQCPPFEFSAKYYHSENGGSCVRQTSFFEGKPVLNQGVGYSVILGFGAFFAVFTSFLVWLEKRYVGSRHTSEWFNTAGRSVKTGLIASVIVSQWTWAATILQSSNVAWEYGVSGPFWYASGATIQVLLFGVMAIEIKRKAPHAHTVCEIVKARWGTAAHIVFLFFCFLTNIIVTAMLLLGGSAVVNALTGVNIYAASFLIPLGVIVYTLAGGLKATFLASYIHSVIVHIVLVLFVYLVYTASSELGSPSVVYNRLLEVASKSRTCQDPISHHGQACGPVSGNHRGSYLTMLSSGGLVFGIINIVGNFGTVFVDNGYWVSAIAARPSSTHKGYLLGGLVWFAVPFSLATSLGLGALALDLPINESEAGRGLVPPATAVALMGKGGSILLLTMLFMAVTSAGSSELIAVSSLCTYDIYRTYINPNASGKKILKVSRSVVLGFGCFMGLLAVILNKAGVSLGWMYLAMGVLIGSAVLPIAFLLLWRKANAIGAILGTIIGCIMGIITWISVTKAEYGHINLDTTGRNAPMLAGNLVSILIGGGVHGVCSMLWPQNYDWSSTKQITVVEKEKTELPAEEFNEEKLVRAKSWIVKCGVGFTVLIVILWPILSLPAGEFSKGYFYFWAVIAIGWGTIGSAVIIVLPIMESWETIRTVILGMFTNDRLMEKVEELNHKLQTIIQAMPEAERLYLLEKEKAKRLEASEKQDDSLPA, encoded by the exons ATGGCTTCTGCAACACAGTGTCCACCCTTTGAATTCTCTGCAAAGTACTATCATTCTGAAAATGGAGGTAGCTGTGTGAGGCAGACTAGTTTCTTTGAAGGCAAACCAGTCCTTAATCAGGGTGTTGGCTACTCTGTCATTCTTGGTTTTGGTGCTTTCTTTGCTGTTTTCACCTCTTTCTTG GTATGGTTGGAGAAGAGATATGTTGGGTCTCGCCACACCTCGGAATGGTTCAATACTGCAGGAAGAAGTGTTAAGACAGGACTCATTGCTAGTGTCATTGTTTCACAG TGGACATGGGCTGCTACAATCTTGCAAAGCTCAAATGTTGCTTGGGAATATGGGGTCAGTGGTCCTTTCTGGTATGCTAGTGGAGCAACAATCCAG GTATTGTTGTTTGGAGTAATGGCTATAGAGATTAAAAGAAAGGCTCCTCATGCTCATACAGTCTGCGAAATTGTCAAAGCCCG TTGGGGCACTGCAGCACACATTGTGTTCCTCTTTTTCTGCTTCTTGACAAATATAATTGTAACGGCAATGTTGCTCCTCGGTGGTTCGGCCGTTGTAAATGCATTAACTGGAGTGAACATTTATGCTGCAAGCTTCCTAATACCCCTTGGAGTCATTGTCTATACACTAGCTGGTGGACTCAAAGCCACATTCTTGGCAAGCTATATACATTCTGTCATAG TGCACATTGTTTTGGTGCTTTTTGTCTACCTTGTCTATACGGCGAGTAGTGAGCTTGGTAGCCCAAGTGTTGTTTACAATCGCCTGCTCGAGGTTGCTAGCAAATCAAGAACATGTCAGGATCCTATATCACACCATGGACAAGCTTGTGGTCCTGTGAGTGGGAATCACAGAGGATCTTACCTAACAATGTTGAGTTCAGGAGGCCTAGTTTTTGGGATTATAAACATAGTTGGTAACTTTGGCACTGTCTTTGTTGACAAT GGGTATTGGGTGAGTGCCATTGCTGCAAGACCTTCATCAACTCATAAAGGCTACTTGTTAGGAGGCTTGGTGTGGTTTGCTGTGCCATTTTCTTTGGCTACATCATTGGGTCTGGGGGCCTTGGCCCTTGATTTACCAATCAATGAAAGCGAGGCAGGTCGTGGACTCGTTCCCCCTGCTACTGCTGTGGCTCTGATGGGGAAAGGTGGATCCATTCTTCTCCTAACCATGCTTTTTAT GGCAGTGACCTCTGCTGGTTCATCAGAACTAATAGCAGTATCTTCATTATGCACATATGATATCTACCGTACCTACATAAATCCAAATGCAAGTGGAAAGAAAATCCTTAAAGTGTCAAGGTCTGTTGTTCTAGGATTTGGTTGTTTCATGGGGCTGCTCGCGGTTATACTAAACAAAGCTGGAGTTTCCTTAGGATGGATGTACCTTGCAATGGGAGTTCTTATCGGATCAGCGGTTCTTCCTATCGCTTTCTTGCTTCTATGGAGAAAAGCAAATGCAATTGGTGCCATTCTTGGAACAATAATTGGCTGCATTATGGGAATCATCACATGGATTTCTGTTACAAAAGCAGAATATGGACACATAAATCTTGATACAACTGGTAGGAATGCTCCGATGCTTGCTGGGAACCTTGTTTCTATTCTGATTGGAGGAGGTGTTCATGGTGTTTGCAGCATGCTTTGGCCTCAGAACTATGATTGGAGTAGCACTAAGCAAATCACAGTGGTTGAAAAGGAAAAGACTGAATTGCCAGCAGAAGAGTTTAATGAAGAGAAGTTAGTAAGAGCAAAATCATGGATAGTGAAGTGTGGTGTTGGTTTCACTGTTTTGATAGTTATACTTTGGCCTATTCTCTCCCTACCAGCAG GAGAGTTTAGCAAAGGATACTTCTATTTCTGGGCAGTGATTGCTATAGGATGGGGTACTATTGGGTCTGCTGTGATCATTGTTTTACCAATCATGGAAAGTTGGGAAACCATCCGAACTGTGATTCTTGGAATGTTCACAAATGACAGGCTTATGGAAAAGGTGGAAGAGTTGAATCACAAGTTGCAGACAATCATCCAGGCAATGCCAGAAGCCGAGAGACTTTACTTGCTTGAGAAGGAAAAGGCGAAAAGGTTAGAAGCGTCCGAGAAACAGGATGATTCCCTTCCGGCATGA
- the LOC112747541 gene encoding urea-proton symporter DUR3-like isoform X4 yields the protein MAIEIKRKAPHAHTVCEIVKARWGTAAHIVFLFFCFLTNIIVTAMLLLGGSAVVNALTGVNIYAASFLIPLGVIVYTLAGGLKATFLASYIHSVIVHIVLVLFVYLVYTASSELGSPSVVYNRLLEVASKSRTCQDPISHHGQACGPVSGNHRGSYLTMLSSGGLVFGIINIVGNFGTVFVDNGYWVSAIAARPSSTHKGYLLGGLVWFAVPFSLATSLGLGALALDLPINESEAGRGLVPPATAVALMGKGGSILLLTMLFMAVTSAGSSELIAVSSLCTYDIYRTYINPNASGKKILKVSRSVVLGFGCFMGLLAVILNKAGVSLGWMYLAMGVLIGSAVLPIAFLLLWRKANAIGAILGTIIGCIMGIITWISVTKAEYGHINLDTTGRNAPMLAGNLVSILIGGGVHGVCSMLWPQNYDWSSTKQITVVEKEKTELPAEEFNEEKLVRAKSWIVKCGVGFTVLIVILWPILSLPAGEFSKGYFYFWAVIAIGWGTIGSAVIIVLPIMESWETIRTVILGMFTNDRLMEKVEELNHKLQTIIQAMPEAERLYLLEKEKAKRLEASEKQDDSLPA from the exons ATGGCTATAGAGATTAAAAGAAAGGCTCCTCATGCTCATACAGTCTGCGAAATTGTCAAAGCCCG TTGGGGCACTGCAGCACACATTGTGTTCCTCTTTTTCTGCTTCTTGACAAATATAATTGTAACGGCAATGTTGCTCCTCGGTGGTTCGGCCGTTGTAAATGCATTAACTGGAGTGAACATTTATGCTGCAAGCTTCCTAATACCCCTTGGAGTCATTGTCTATACACTAGCTGGTGGACTCAAAGCCACATTCTTGGCAAGCTATATACATTCTGTCATAG TGCACATTGTTTTGGTGCTTTTTGTCTACCTTGTCTATACGGCGAGTAGTGAGCTTGGTAGCCCAAGTGTTGTTTACAATCGCCTGCTCGAGGTTGCTAGCAAATCAAGAACATGTCAGGATCCTATATCACACCATGGACAAGCTTGTGGTCCTGTGAGTGGGAATCACAGAGGATCTTACCTAACAATGTTGAGTTCAGGAGGCCTAGTTTTTGGGATTATAAACATAGTTGGTAACTTTGGCACTGTCTTTGTTGACAAT GGGTATTGGGTGAGTGCCATTGCTGCAAGACCTTCATCAACTCATAAAGGCTACTTGTTAGGAGGCTTGGTGTGGTTTGCTGTGCCATTTTCTTTGGCTACATCATTGGGTCTGGGGGCCTTGGCCCTTGATTTACCAATCAATGAAAGCGAGGCAGGTCGTGGACTCGTTCCCCCTGCTACTGCTGTGGCTCTGATGGGGAAAGGTGGATCCATTCTTCTCCTAACCATGCTTTTTAT GGCAGTGACCTCTGCTGGTTCATCAGAACTAATAGCAGTATCTTCATTATGCACATATGATATCTACCGTACCTACATAAATCCAAATGCAAGTGGAAAGAAAATCCTTAAAGTGTCAAGGTCTGTTGTTCTAGGATTTGGTTGTTTCATGGGGCTGCTCGCGGTTATACTAAACAAAGCTGGAGTTTCCTTAGGATGGATGTACCTTGCAATGGGAGTTCTTATCGGATCAGCGGTTCTTCCTATCGCTTTCTTGCTTCTATGGAGAAAAGCAAATGCAATTGGTGCCATTCTTGGAACAATAATTGGCTGCATTATGGGAATCATCACATGGATTTCTGTTACAAAAGCAGAATATGGACACATAAATCTTGATACAACTGGTAGGAATGCTCCGATGCTTGCTGGGAACCTTGTTTCTATTCTGATTGGAGGAGGTGTTCATGGTGTTTGCAGCATGCTTTGGCCTCAGAACTATGATTGGAGTAGCACTAAGCAAATCACAGTGGTTGAAAAGGAAAAGACTGAATTGCCAGCAGAAGAGTTTAATGAAGAGAAGTTAGTAAGAGCAAAATCATGGATAGTGAAGTGTGGTGTTGGTTTCACTGTTTTGATAGTTATACTTTGGCCTATTCTCTCCCTACCAGCAG GAGAGTTTAGCAAAGGATACTTCTATTTCTGGGCAGTGATTGCTATAGGATGGGGTACTATTGGGTCTGCTGTGATCATTGTTTTACCAATCATGGAAAGTTGGGAAACCATCCGAACTGTGATTCTTGGAATGTTCACAAATGACAGGCTTATGGAAAAGGTGGAAGAGTTGAATCACAAGTTGCAGACAATCATCCAGGCAATGCCAGAAGCCGAGAGACTTTACTTGCTTGAGAAGGAAAAGGCGAAAAGGTTAGAAGCGTCCGAGAAACAGGATGATTCCCTTCCGGCATGA